One genomic region from Bacillus aquiflavi encodes:
- a CDS encoding nucleoside recognition domain-containing protein, whose protein sequence is MNAASIHNKALKQLAEKANELSSHDTRDDIVQSIFKTTKEICRETVEFKKTKQQSQTEKLDKVFTSPIFGFPIMLLMLGIVFYITIAGANVPSEMLASFFGWLERYITRFFQFIHAPDWLYGVVVLGLYRGTSWVVSVMLPPMAIFFPIFALLENYGYLPRVAFNMDRMFKKAGAHGKQSLTMAMGFGCNAAAVISTRIIESPRERMIAILTNNFVPCNGRWPVLIILSSLFMAVGYSGGAKTLVTALVVVGIVLFGVFVTLFVSWLLSKTLLKGIPTHYTLELPPYRRPKFMNTIVRASIDKSWNVLKRAVVVAAPAGVLTWILANIYIGDTSIFMHAVQFLDPFATLLGLDGYILLAFILGLPANEIVLPILFMGYLSTGAMIEVEDLASLQQMFLDQGWTWLTALNMMLFSLLHYPCGTTLVNIYKETKSKKWTFFAFAIPTVIAIVITFITAQLVRLFGLV, encoded by the coding sequence ATGAATGCAGCCTCAATTCATAACAAGGCACTTAAGCAGTTGGCGGAAAAAGCAAATGAGCTTTCTTCACACGATACGAGAGATGACATAGTGCAGTCAATTTTTAAGACGACAAAGGAAATTTGTCGAGAGACTGTTGAATTTAAGAAAACAAAACAGCAGTCTCAAACTGAAAAGTTAGATAAAGTGTTTACTTCCCCGATTTTTGGTTTTCCGATTATGCTTTTAATGTTAGGGATCGTTTTTTATATTACAATTGCAGGGGCAAACGTCCCATCTGAAATGCTTGCTAGTTTTTTTGGATGGTTAGAACGGTATATTACGAGGTTTTTCCAATTTATTCATGCTCCAGATTGGTTATATGGGGTAGTTGTTCTTGGATTGTATAGAGGTACATCTTGGGTAGTTAGTGTTATGCTTCCTCCAATGGCAATATTTTTCCCAATTTTCGCACTCTTAGAAAATTACGGATATTTACCCCGTGTAGCATTCAATATGGATCGGATGTTTAAAAAAGCTGGTGCTCACGGAAAACAATCATTAACTATGGCGATGGGGTTTGGCTGTAATGCAGCAGCAGTCATTTCAACTAGAATTATCGAATCTCCCCGAGAAAGAATGATTGCTATTTTAACAAATAATTTTGTACCATGTAATGGCCGTTGGCCGGTATTAATCATTCTTTCATCATTATTTATGGCAGTAGGCTACAGCGGAGGCGCAAAAACACTCGTTACCGCACTTGTCGTTGTTGGAATTGTTTTATTTGGGGTATTTGTAACACTTTTTGTTTCGTGGTTATTATCAAAAACATTATTGAAAGGAATTCCAACTCACTATACACTTGAGCTTCCGCCTTATCGCAGACCAAAATTTATGAATACGATTGTACGAGCTTCGATTGATAAGTCATGGAATGTGTTAAAAAGAGCAGTTGTTGTTGCCGCACCAGCTGGAGTATTGACTTGGATTTTGGCAAACATTTACATTGGTGACACGAGTATATTTATGCATGCAGTTCAGTTTTTGGATCCATTTGCAACACTTCTCGGTTTAGACGGATATATTTTGCTTGCATTTATTCTTGGACTTCCTGCTAATGAGATTGTATTACCGATTTTATTTATGGGGTACTTATCTACAGGAGCAATGATTGAGGTAGAAGATTTGGCTTCACTACAGCAAATGTTTTTAGATCAAGGCTGGACTTGGTTGACCGCTTTAAATATGATGCTATTTTCATTGTTGCATTATCCTTGCGGAACGACATTGGTTAATATTTATAAAGAAACGAAAAGTAAGAAGTGGACTTTTTTTGCTTTTGCAATTCCAACAGTCATCGCAATCGTTATTACATTCATCACTGCACAGCTTGTAAGACTGTTTGGATTAGTGTAG
- a CDS encoding FeoA family protein, with protein sequence MTEANLFPLSDAEVGSRFLIKKIDIDGMMRRRLLDLGFVPGGEIIVLQKSPLGDPVAYRVSQTTIALRKEESSKIWGTILYGF encoded by the coding sequence ATGACAGAAGCAAACTTGTTTCCTTTATCTGATGCAGAGGTAGGCTCCCGTTTCTTAATAAAAAAAATAGACATAGACGGAATGATGCGAAGACGGCTTCTAGATTTAGGATTTGTTCCTGGGGGAGAAATTATCGTTTTACAAAAAAGTCCGCTTGGAGACCCTGTTGCTTATCGTGTTAGTCAAACAACAATTGCTTTAAGAAAAGAAGAAAGCTCAAAAATTTGGGGGACGATATTATATGGATTTTAA
- a CDS encoding DoxX family protein — MKFISPELGQVFISLPLPSPMSTMYVIALIEMICGIFILFNKWTRIATIPLMVIMLAALLLTKIPTLHSGFIQFAFNARLDIAMLVLLFLIFSQSSRG; from the coding sequence ATGAAGTTCATAAGTCCAGAACTGGGGCAAGTTTTTATAAGCCTCCCATTACCAAGCCCGATGAGCACTATGTATGTAATCGCACTCATCGAAATGATTTGCGGCATTTTTATTCTATTTAATAAATGGACAAGAATCGCAACGATTCCATTAATGGTGATTATGTTAGCCGCTTTATTGTTAACTAAGATTCCTACTTTGCATTCCGGTTTCATTCAATTTGCTTTTAATGCCCGTTTAGATATTGCTATGCTCGTATTATTGTTTCTTATTTTTTCACAATCTTCTAGAGGGTGA
- a CDS encoding ECF transporter S component, protein MKKLSIKAFTAVGMLSSIAYVLMILNFPIPPFPVFLEIDFSDIPALIAALIYGPAAGILVEIIKNILDYFMKGSPTGVPVGHIANVIAGITYILPTYYIYRKFKSKKGMTIGLMAGTIIMAIFMSVLNYYVILPAYTLFLNAQAMSAPETRQMVVGAILPFNIVKGFFITIVFMLLFNKLSNWINKQASY, encoded by the coding sequence ATGAAGAAGTTAAGTATTAAGGCGTTTACAGCGGTTGGAATGTTAAGTAGTATTGCTTATGTTTTAATGATATTAAACTTTCCGATTCCACCATTCCCGGTCTTTCTTGAAATTGACTTTAGTGATATACCCGCTTTAATAGCAGCGTTAATTTATGGACCAGCGGCTGGAATATTAGTTGAAATTATTAAAAATATTTTAGATTATTTTATGAAAGGCAGCCCAACTGGAGTTCCAGTAGGCCACATTGCCAACGTTATTGCCGGTATAACATACATTTTACCGACATATTACATTTATCGAAAGTTTAAATCAAAAAAAGGGATGACGATCGGGTTAATGGCGGGAACGATTATAATGGCCATTTTTATGAGTGTATTAAATTATTATGTCATTTTACCAGCTTACACTCTGTTCTTGAATGCACAAGCGATGTCGGCACCTGAAACGCGGCAAATGGTTGTTGGAGCCATTTTACCTTTTAATATCGTAAAAGGCTTTTTTATCACAATTGTATTTATGCTTTTATTTAATAAACTGTCAAACTGGATCAATAAACAAGCTTCTTATTAG
- a CDS encoding inorganic diphosphatase — protein MAFDNKIVEAFVEIPTGSQNKYEFDKERGIFKLDRVLFSPMFYPAEYGYLEHTLALDGDPLDILVLVTNPTFPGCIIHTRVIGFLNMIDSGEEDAKLIGVPVNDPRFDDIYTLEDVPKHKLKEISYFFEHYKDLQGKKTEVGDWEGPEAAANLIEECLVRYQQHK, from the coding sequence ATGGCTTTTGATAATAAAATCGTGGAAGCTTTTGTAGAAATTCCAACTGGAAGCCAAAATAAGTATGAGTTCGATAAAGAACGGGGAATATTTAAATTAGATCGAGTATTATTTTCCCCAATGTTTTATCCTGCAGAATACGGCTACTTAGAGCATACTCTTGCCTTAGATGGTGATCCACTGGACATTCTCGTTCTCGTGACAAATCCAACCTTCCCAGGGTGTATTATTCACACTCGCGTCATTGGCTTTTTAAATATGATTGACAGTGGCGAGGAAGACGCAAAGTTAATTGGGGTTCCTGTCAATGACCCTCGTTTTGATGATATTTATACGCTTGAAGATGTTCCAAAGCATAAATTAAAAGAAATATCTTATTTCTTCGAACATTATAAAGATCTGCAAGGAAAAAAAACAGAAGTTGGTGATTGGGAAGGTCCCGAAGCAGCCGCAAATTTAATTGAAGAATGCTTAGTACGTTATCAGCAGCATAAATAA
- the serA gene encoding phosphoglycerate dehydrogenase encodes MYYVLVADAINEVGLQPLLEMENVDIIQKKTDDPTVPLDKIDALLVRSATKVDEKLLEKMPSLKIIARAGVGVDNIDINAATKHGIIVVNAPDGNTISTTEHTFAMMASLMRNIPQAHQSIKNLEWKRNAFVGTELYGKTLGIIGLGRIGSELAKRAMVFGMNVRVFDPFLTKERAAKLGIQPNTLDELLGNSDIITVHTPLTNETKGLINEENISKTKKGVYFLNCARGGIIDEEALAKYIGNGHVAGAALDVYETEPPGEHVLLKYDNVIFTPHLGASTKEAQLNVATQVADEVRLFLEGKPVANSINLPSMSKDVFEKIRPFHHLAKQMGAILSQCMKEVINELNVTFSGTVADLETNYLTKALLSGFFKDRIDLHVNEVNAMLAAKERHLTVREKISTNTYGYANCITVTGKGERHSFTIRGTFIDHYGPRIVFLNDFNIDFLPEGNLLYVQHMDRPGVIGRVGRILGDHGINIATMQVGRKEVGGEAIMILSFDKPLSEENIKTLLQLDDIVSINSILL; translated from the coding sequence ATGTATTATGTTTTAGTAGCAGATGCAATTAATGAAGTTGGTTTACAGCCATTATTAGAAATGGAGAATGTAGACATTATTCAAAAGAAAACAGATGATCCAACAGTCCCACTAGATAAGATTGATGCCCTTTTAGTTCGAAGTGCAACAAAGGTTGATGAGAAGCTACTTGAAAAAATGCCGAGTCTAAAAATTATTGCCCGTGCGGGCGTTGGTGTTGATAATATTGATATTAATGCAGCGACAAAACACGGAATTATCGTCGTTAATGCCCCTGATGGCAACACGATCTCAACTACAGAGCATACATTTGCAATGATGGCGTCATTAATGCGTAACATCCCACAAGCGCATCAGTCAATTAAAAACCTTGAGTGGAAAAGAAATGCGTTTGTTGGTACTGAATTATATGGTAAAACACTTGGGATTATCGGATTAGGGAGAATTGGTTCAGAACTTGCTAAACGCGCAATGGTATTTGGGATGAATGTTCGTGTTTTCGATCCATTCCTTACAAAAGAAAGAGCGGCAAAATTAGGAATACAGCCAAATACACTAGATGAGCTTCTCGGCAATTCTGACATTATTACCGTTCATACCCCATTGACAAATGAAACGAAAGGGCTAATTAATGAAGAGAATATCAGCAAAACAAAAAAAGGTGTCTACTTCTTAAACTGTGCACGCGGCGGTATTATTGATGAAGAAGCACTTGCGAAATATATCGGAAACGGTCACGTTGCTGGTGCCGCCTTAGATGTGTATGAAACAGAACCGCCTGGAGAACACGTTTTACTGAAATATGATAATGTTATTTTTACACCTCATCTTGGAGCATCAACAAAAGAAGCACAGTTAAATGTTGCGACTCAAGTTGCTGATGAAGTGAGATTATTTTTAGAAGGAAAACCGGTCGCTAATTCAATCAACTTACCTTCAATGTCCAAAGATGTATTCGAAAAAATTCGTCCATTTCATCATTTGGCGAAACAAATGGGAGCCATCTTGTCACAATGTATGAAAGAAGTAATAAATGAACTGAATGTAACTTTTTCTGGAACTGTCGCTGACTTGGAAACAAATTACTTAACAAAAGCATTACTTTCTGGATTTTTTAAAGATCGAATCGACCTTCATGTAAATGAAGTCAATGCAATGCTTGCAGCAAAAGAAAGACATTTGACAGTAAGAGAAAAAATCTCTACAAACACGTACGGTTACGCCAACTGCATTACTGTAACCGGTAAAGGCGAAAGACATTCATTTACAATTCGCGGTACATTTATTGATCATTATGGTCCAAGAATTGTCTTTTTAAATGATTTTAATATTGATTTCTTACCTGAAGGAAATTTACTTTACGTTCAACATATGGACCGTCCTGGAGTGATTGGCCGTGTTGGAAGAATACTTGGCGATCATGGTATAAATATTGCAACAATGCAAGTTGGACGAAAAGAAGTAGGCGGAGAAGCAATTATGATCTTATCATTTGATAAACCTCTTTCAGAAGAGAATATTAAAACACTTTTACAATTAGATGATATCGTTTCAATTAATTCTATTTTATTATGA
- a CDS encoding M23 family metallopeptidase has product MRDYLKRFLIAGIVALCVSLLFLGGKHSQAETIEQNANWIWPAEGIITDIFGTRSGTHKGIDIGGGLGSPIYAVDDATVSKSYYSESYGHVVFL; this is encoded by the coding sequence ATGCGGGATTATTTAAAAAGGTTCTTAATTGCAGGAATCGTGGCTTTATGTGTCAGTTTGCTTTTTCTCGGCGGAAAGCACTCTCAAGCAGAAACGATTGAACAAAATGCGAATTGGATTTGGCCTGCAGAAGGGATTATTACAGATATATTTGGTACAAGGAGCGGAACTCATAAAGGGATAGATATTGGCGGTGGGCTTGGATCACCCATTTATGCTGTTGATGATGCAACTGTTAGTAAATCCTATTACTCTGAAAGTTATGGCCATGTTGTTTTTTTATAG